The sequence ACGGCGGTGAGGTGCCGGGCACGCTCGACGAACTCGTGAAACTTCCCGGCGTGGGACGCAAGACCGCGAACGTGGTGCTCGGCGAGGCGTTCGACGTTCCGGGAATCACCGTGGACACCCACTTCGGCCGCCTCGTCAGGCGATGGGGCTGGACCGGCAGCGACGACCCCGTGAAGGTCGAGCAGGAGATCGGTTCCCTGTTCCCCCGCAAGGAGTGGACGATGCTGTCGCACCGCGTGATCTTTCACGGGCGGCGGGTCTGTCACTCGCGGAAGCCGGCGTGCGGGGCGTGTCCGCTCGCGAGGGACTGCCCGTCCTTCGGTGCGGGCCCGACCGAGTTCGACGTCGCGGCGAAACTCGTGAAGGGGGCCGAACGCGACCATCTGCTCGAACTGGTGGCGCGATCTTGACACCGGCGACGAAGTGGGCGCTCGCCGTGGGCGCACTGGCACTCGCGTTGATCGTTGCGCTGCTGCCGAGGTCGGCGAGCGTGCCACCCGACACCGAAGACGACACCGAACTCGCTGCGGCGAGGCAGCAAGCCGCGCTGGCTGCCTGCCTCCCGGAGCAGGACGGCGGGGAGGGCCGGAGCGCGGGCGGTGCCTTCCAGGACGTGCGAGTCCACTGTCTCGGCGATGGCTCCCAGGTCGAGTTCGGCGACACACTCGGTGAGGGCCCGACGCTCGTGAACGTGTGGGCGACCTGGTGTGAACCCTGTAGGGAGGAACTTCCGCTGCTCGCGCGGTACGCGGAACGGCCGGACGCGGCCAGGGTCGTGACGGTGCAGGTGCAGAGCGCACCGGAGGACGGGCTGCGGCTGTTCACCGAACTCGGGGTGCGGCTGCCTGCCCTCCACGACGGTGAAGGGGCGAGCGGTCCGGTGCGCGGAGCCCTCAGGGTGCCGACCGCGCTGCCTGCCTCGTACGTCGTGGAGGGCGGCGAGGCGCGGCTCGTGACCAAGCCGAGGCTGTTCACCTCCGTCGAGGAGATCGTGAACGCGGTGGAAGGGACGCGATG comes from Saccharomonospora xinjiangensis XJ-54 and encodes:
- the nth gene encoding endonuclease III; the encoded protein is MSSTVGNAPRKGRAVAEQSRLSLVRRARRMKRCLDVAYPNAHCELNFSTPLELLVAVILSAQCTDERVNEVTPVLFSRYPTAADYAGADRVELEELIRPTGFFRNKATSLMGLGAALVDRHGGEVPGTLDELVKLPGVGRKTANVVLGEAFDVPGITVDTHFGRLVRRWGWTGSDDPVKVEQEIGSLFPRKEWTMLSHRVIFHGRRVCHSRKPACGACPLARDCPSFGAGPTEFDVAAKLVKGAERDHLLELVARS
- a CDS encoding TlpA family protein disulfide reductase codes for the protein MTPATKWALAVGALALALIVALLPRSASVPPDTEDDTELAAARQQAALAACLPEQDGGEGRSAGGAFQDVRVHCLGDGSQVEFGDTLGEGPTLVNVWATWCEPCREELPLLARYAERPDAARVVTVQVQSAPEDGLRLFTELGVRLPALHDGEGASGPVRGALRVPTALPASYVVEGGEARLVTKPRLFTSVEEIVNAVEGTR